One Brachyspira suanatina DNA segment encodes these proteins:
- a CDS encoding MFS transporter: MSNNNDENVISSSTSENKLLAIISLVLLSFALGTSEFIVIGVLTEIAEGFNITEVKAGGLVSMFALAYSVCTPFSAAIAGKFNRFHFIIFASILFIAGNFLCSLASNYTFLLIVRMFIAIISGALISVSISFSPYISTKDKRPMVVAWIYSGFSIASIFGVPIGTSISYYFGWRASFIFISVFSAVMTILMFATLPKNTPTHKVKLLGQFILFKDTRFILSTFTILFGAASSYVLYTYLKPIFLDYIHIPNKYISAALLVFGVTVLFSNLLSGKLAENNGVYRLRYVFMMQFLCMIILPFALLNAVSSSIVILIIGFLMYLMNSPVQLNILDFTEREYPSCITLASSNNSFSFNFGIALGSFVGSSIFDNFGIRWVGFGGAVLSVLAFLSIVCLYKINNKNDNI, from the coding sequence ATGTCTAATAACAATGATGAAAATGTTATTTCAAGCAGCACTTCAGAAAATAAATTATTAGCTATAATTTCTTTAGTGCTTCTTAGTTTTGCTTTAGGTACAAGTGAGTTTATAGTTATAGGAGTTTTAACAGAAATAGCTGAAGGATTTAATATTACAGAAGTTAAAGCAGGCGGACTTGTATCTATGTTTGCCCTAGCCTATTCAGTATGCACTCCTTTTTCAGCAGCTATTGCCGGAAAATTCAATAGATTTCATTTTATAATATTTGCAAGCATATTATTTATAGCAGGTAATTTCTTATGTTCATTAGCTTCAAATTATACTTTCCTTCTTATTGTTAGAATGTTTATAGCTATAATTTCAGGGGCATTAATATCTGTATCAATATCGTTTAGTCCATATATATCAACAAAAGATAAAAGACCTATGGTTGTAGCTTGGATATATTCTGGTTTCAGCATAGCTTCAATATTTGGAGTACCTATAGGTACAAGCATAAGTTATTATTTCGGATGGCGTGCTTCTTTTATATTTATATCCGTATTCAGTGCTGTTATGACAATTTTGATGTTTGCTACACTTCCTAAAAATACTCCTACTCATAAAGTAAAATTATTAGGACAATTCATCTTATTCAAAGATACCAGATTCATATTAAGTACTTTTACAATACTTTTCGGTGCCGCATCTTCCTATGTACTTTATACCTATTTAAAGCCTATTTTCCTTGATTATATTCATATACCTAATAAATATATAAGTGCCGCATTACTAGTGTTTGGAGTAACAGTTCTTTTCAGTAATCTGCTTTCCGGAAAATTGGCAGAAAATAATGGAGTATATAGACTAAGATATGTATTTATGATGCAGTTTCTATGTATGATAATTTTACCTTTTGCACTTCTTAATGCTGTAAGTTCTTCTATTGTCATATTAATCATAGGTTTCTTAATGTACTTAATGAACTCCCCTGTACAGTTAAATATTTTAGATTTTACGGAAAGAGAGTATCCTTCATGCATTACTTTGGCTTCATCAAACAATTCTTTTTCATTCAATTTCGGTATAGCTTTAGGATCATTTGTAGGAAGCAGCATATTCGATAATTTCGGTATAAGATGGGTAGGTTTTGGTGGAGCTGTACTTTCTGTTTTAGCTTTTCTTTCTATTGTTTGCCTTTATAAAATAAATAATAAAAACGATAATATATAA
- a CDS encoding tetratricopeptide repeat protein, producing MKKSNNNNSLKFLELAKEKQELGEYKEALEYYKKSIEEDPDNLESYFGLNLINSYIEMEKELKNDDNDCKTNKHIELFNVFNEFLDKK from the coding sequence ATGAAAAAATCAAACAATAATAATTCATTAAAATTTTTGGAATTAGCAAAAGAAAAACAAGAACTTGGAGAATATAAAGAGGCATTGGAATATTATAAAAAATCTATAGAAGAAGATCCAGATAATTTAGAATCTTATTTCGGACTCAATTTAATTAATTCTTATATTGAAATGGAAAAAGAATTAAAAAATGATGATAATGATTGCAAAACAAATAAGCATATAGAACTTTTTAATGTATTTAATGAGTTTTTAGATAAAAAATGA
- a CDS encoding GDSL-type esterase/lipase family protein — translation MNIVCLGDSTTYGYMVGRNKVWTKILNDKFAEENKDIKFINKGINGDMISGMLVRFDMDCVRENADTVILMGGVNDIFTCKPLEKIENNFINIINKSLENNIDIIVFTPIAFVKEAFSFFESNNIEEFESILKEYVNFINDYTAKNNIKSIDVYNIFVNKILKENNYYDIFFDGVHLNENGHSVFASEIYKELKKYL, via the coding sequence ATGAACATAGTTTGTTTAGGCGACAGCACCACTTATGGATATATGGTTGGAAGGAATAAAGTTTGGACTAAAATTTTAAATGATAAATTTGCTGAAGAAAATAAAGATATTAAATTTATAAATAAAGGTATTAATGGAGACATGATTTCAGGCATGCTTGTACGTTTTGATATGGATTGTGTAAGAGAAAATGCTGACACTGTCATTTTAATGGGCGGGGTTAATGATATATTTACATGTAAACCTTTAGAAAAAATAGAAAATAATTTTATAAATATAATAAATAAGTCTTTAGAAAATAATATTGATATAATTGTTTTTACCCCTATTGCTTTTGTAAAAGAGGCTTTCAGTTTTTTTGAATCTAATAATATAGAAGAATTTGAAAGTATTTTAAAAGAGTATGTAAATTTTATAAATGATTATACTGCTAAAAATAATATAAAAAGCATAGATGTTTATAATATATTCGTAAATAAGATTTTAAAAGAAAATAATTATTATGATATATTCTTTGACGGAGTTCATTTAAATGAGAATGGACATAGTGTATTTGCTTCAGAGATTTATAAAGAATTAAAAAAATATTTATGA
- a CDS encoding aldo/keto reductase yields the protein MFNSLKDTFTLNNGYKIPCIGFGTWQTPDGETAVNSVIEAIKSGYKHIDTAAVYGNEKSIGKAIKESGINRDELFVTSKVWNKDRGYKTTLAAFEKTLNDLQLDYLDLYLIHWPASVNKFNDWDNINLETWKAMTELYKTGKIKSIGVSNFMPHHLKSLMETEVKPMVDQIEFHPGFMQEETLKYCNDNNILVEAWSPLGTGKMINNETLKSIASKYNKSAAQLCIRWCLQNNTLPLPKSVTASRIKENTEIFDFVISDEDMKTINAMEYFGGSGHHPDKVNF from the coding sequence ATGTTTAATAGTTTGAAAGATACATTCACATTAAATAATGGTTATAAAATTCCATGTATAGGATTTGGTACCTGGCAGACTCCTGATGGTGAGACTGCTGTAAACTCTGTAATAGAAGCTATAAAGTCAGGGTACAAACATATTGATACTGCTGCTGTATATGGTAATGAAAAGAGCATAGGAAAGGCTATTAAAGAAAGCGGCATAAATAGAGATGAACTTTTTGTAACAAGTAAGGTTTGGAATAAAGACAGAGGATATAAAACAACATTAGCTGCTTTTGAAAAAACTCTTAATGATTTACAGCTTGATTATTTAGACTTATATCTTATACATTGGCCTGCATCAGTAAATAAATTTAATGATTGGGATAATATAAATTTAGAAACTTGGAAAGCTATGACTGAGCTTTATAAGACAGGTAAAATAAAATCAATAGGAGTATCAAATTTCATGCCTCATCATTTGAAATCATTGATGGAAACAGAAGTTAAGCCTATGGTTGATCAAATAGAATTTCATCCTGGTTTTATGCAGGAAGAAACATTAAAATATTGTAATGATAATAATATATTGGTAGAGGCATGGAGTCCTTTAGGTACAGGCAAGATGATTAATAATGAAACATTAAAAAGTATTGCTTCTAAATATAATAAATCTGCAGCTCAGCTTTGTATAAGATGGTGCTTACAAAATAATACTTTACCTTTACCTAAGTCAGTAACAGCTTCACGTATAAAGGAAAATACTGAAATTTTCGATTTTGTTATAAGTGACGAAGATATGAAAACAATTAATGCTATGGAATATTTCGGAGGTTCAGGACATCATCCGGATAAAGTGAATTTCTAA
- the fsa gene encoding fructose-6-phosphate aldolase, which translates to MKFFIDTANVDEIRKANDMGVICGVTTNPSLIAKEGRDFKKTIEEITTIVDGPISGEVKATTVKAEDMIAEAREIAKIHKNMVVKIPMTVEGLKAVKVLSKEGIKTNVTLIFSANQALLAARAGATYVSPFIGRLDDISFDGLELIRTISEIFATHAIEAEIISASVRHPIHVMECALAGADIATVPYNVIEQMTKHPLTDQGIEKFKKDYEAVFGK; encoded by the coding sequence ATGAAATTTTTTATAGATACAGCAAATGTTGATGAAATTAGAAAAGCTAATGATATGGGGGTAATTTGCGGAGTTACTACAAACCCATCTTTAATAGCTAAAGAAGGAAGAGATTTCAAAAAAACTATAGAAGAAATCACTACTATAGTTGATGGTCCTATATCAGGAGAGGTAAAAGCTACTACTGTTAAAGCAGAAGACATGATAGCTGAGGCAAGAGAAATAGCTAAAATACATAAAAATATGGTAGTGAAAATTCCTATGACAGTAGAAGGTTTAAAAGCTGTAAAAGTTTTATCTAAAGAAGGAATTAAAACTAATGTTACTTTAATATTTTCAGCAAATCAGGCACTTTTGGCAGCAAGAGCTGGTGCTACTTATGTTTCTCCATTCATAGGAAGACTTGATGACATATCATTTGACGGTCTTGAACTTATTAGAACAATATCAGAAATATTCGCTACACATGCAATAGAAGCAGAAATAATTTCAGCAAGCGTAAGACACCCTATACATGTTATGGAATGTGCATTAGCAGGTGCTGATATAGCTACAGTACCTTATAATGTTATAGAGCAGATGACTAAACATCCATTAACAGATCAAGGTATAGAAAAATTCAAAAAAGACTATGAAGCAGTTTTTGGTAAATAA